From a region of the Thiorhodovibrio winogradskyi genome:
- a CDS encoding NAD(P)/FAD-dependent oxidoreductase codes for MARILILGAGLSGHTVARYLSRWLKGSAHQITVVSPKALWNWIPSNIWVGVGEMTKKQVTFELGPVYRKAGVDFRQAKAISVHPEGDGELSRPFVTIEYTDDQRAGQTDKIDYDYLVNATGPKLNFGATPGLGPDGGYTVSVCTPEHAIEANEKLQENIKALKQGETRTFVVGTGHGMCTCQGAAFEYIYNIDHCLRENGVRDKARIMWISNEYELGDFGMGGVHIKRGGYMTNGKVFAESLMVERNMEWITRAHVSKIEPGKIHYETLDGTEAELDFDFAMLIPPFAGVGLKAYGKDGSDMTDQLFAPNGMMKVDADYSPKPYEDWSKADWPSTYQNPLYKNIFTVGIAFAPPHPISKVMKSPKGTQISPTPPRTGMPSAAMGRAVAASIRDMLNGAPEPTHRASMGETGAACVASTGSDILKGTAATMTVFPVVPDYETFPEYGRDMDLTFGEIGLAGHWMKYILHHVFIYQAKLGPGWHLLPD; via the coding sequence ATGGCGCGAATCCTTATTCTCGGTGCGGGTCTTTCCGGTCACACGGTGGCCCGCTATCTCAGTCGCTGGCTTAAAGGCAGTGCGCACCAGATTACCGTCGTCTCGCCCAAGGCACTGTGGAACTGGATTCCTTCCAATATCTGGGTCGGCGTCGGCGAAATGACCAAAAAACAGGTCACCTTTGAACTCGGGCCTGTCTACCGAAAGGCCGGCGTTGATTTTCGCCAGGCCAAGGCGATATCCGTCCACCCCGAGGGCGATGGGGAGCTTTCCCGACCCTTTGTCACCATCGAATACACCGATGATCAGCGCGCCGGCCAGACCGACAAGATCGACTACGACTATCTGGTTAACGCCACCGGGCCCAAGCTGAACTTTGGCGCCACGCCTGGCCTTGGACCTGATGGCGGTTACACCGTCTCTGTTTGCACCCCCGAGCATGCGATCGAGGCCAACGAAAAGCTGCAGGAGAACATCAAAGCGCTAAAGCAGGGGGAAACACGCACCTTCGTGGTCGGCACCGGCCATGGTATGTGCACCTGCCAGGGTGCCGCCTTTGAGTACATCTACAACATCGACCACTGCCTGCGTGAAAATGGCGTGCGCGATAAAGCGCGCATTATGTGGATCAGCAACGAGTACGAGCTTGGCGACTTCGGCATGGGCGGCGTGCACATCAAGCGCGGCGGCTATATGACCAACGGCAAGGTCTTTGCCGAGTCCCTGATGGTCGAGCGCAACATGGAATGGATCACCCGCGCCCATGTCAGCAAGATCGAGCCGGGCAAGATCCACTATGAAACCCTCGACGGCACCGAGGCCGAACTGGACTTTGATTTTGCCATGTTGATCCCGCCCTTCGCCGGCGTGGGGCTAAAAGCCTATGGCAAGGACGGTAGCGACATGACCGACCAGCTGTTCGCGCCCAACGGCATGATGAAGGTCGATGCGGACTACAGCCCCAAGCCCTACGAGGACTGGAGCAAGGCGGACTGGCCGAGCACTTATCAGAACCCGCTGTACAAAAACATCTTCACGGTCGGCATTGCCTTCGCTCCGCCGCACCCGATCAGCAAGGTGATGAAAAGCCCCAAGGGCACCCAAATCAGCCCGACGCCACCGCGTACCGGCATGCCCTCGGCCGCCATGGGACGCGCGGTTGCCGCCAGCATCCGCGACATGCTCAACGGAGCGCCCGAGCCGACGCACCGTGCCTCCATGGGTGAGACTGGCGCCGCCTGTGTGGCCTCGACCGGCTCGGACATTCTCAAGGGCACGGCGGCCACCATGACGGTTTTCCCGGTGGTGCCGGATTATGAGACCTTTCCTGAATACGGCCGGGATATGGACCTCACCTTCGGCGAGATCGGCCTGGCGGGGCACTGGATGAAGTACATTTTGCATCATGTCTTCATCTACCAGGCCAAGCTTGGCCCTGGTTGGCATTTGTTGCCGGATTGA
- a CDS encoding cryptochrome/photolyase family protein — MASTAILWFRRDLRLSDNPALIAALDSYDRLLPVYIHAPGEDAPWSPGAASNWWLHHSLRALDVSLRERGSRLLLLSGDSLACLQALIATSTASAVFWNRCYEPVSIARDSRIKQQLRAQGIRCESHNSGLLFEPWQIKTTTDQPFRVFSAFWRRATARLADIPTPTPAPGILPPLPDGISSTDGRLSQSLPEQPLDALGLLPRIGWDAAFSDSWQPGAAGAQARLRRFFDQGAHDYAVVRDQPSVAGTSKLSAHLHFGEISPRDLLQAANATAGDHEAFVRELGWREFSTHLLFHFPQTAELPLNPMFDDFPWRDPIPPVLLQAWQRGQTGIPLIDAGMRELWHSGWMHNRVRMIVASFLTKNLRIPWQTGARWFWDTLVDADLANNTQGWQWTAGSGADAAPYFRIFNPVRQGERFDPEGGYVRHWCPELARLPNRYLHAPWTAPVGILQQSGVTLGLSYPHPLVDLADTRREALAFWQQLRDTDSRANVG, encoded by the coding sequence ATGGCCTCAACCGCAATTTTGTGGTTTCGCCGCGATCTGCGGCTGTCAGACAATCCGGCCCTGATAGCCGCGCTCGATAGCTACGACCGCCTGCTGCCAGTCTATATCCACGCACCGGGCGAGGACGCCCCCTGGTCACCAGGGGCCGCCTCGAACTGGTGGCTGCATCACAGCCTGCGAGCCCTGGATGTATCACTGCGCGAGCGCGGCTCACGTCTGTTGCTCCTCAGTGGCGACAGTCTCGCATGTCTGCAAGCACTCATCGCCACCTCCACAGCAAGCGCGGTGTTCTGGAACCGCTGCTACGAACCAGTCAGCATTGCGCGTGACAGCCGCATCAAGCAGCAACTGCGCGCCCAGGGCATCCGCTGCGAAAGCCACAATAGCGGTTTATTGTTCGAGCCCTGGCAGATCAAAACCACCACGGATCAGCCTTTTCGGGTCTTCAGCGCTTTCTGGCGACGCGCGACGGCGAGACTCGCGGACATTCCAACGCCCACGCCAGCACCCGGGATCTTGCCGCCACTCCCTGACGGGATCTCATCAACCGATGGGCGCTTGTCGCAGTCGCTTCCCGAACAGCCCTTGGATGCGCTTGGCCTGCTCCCGCGCATTGGCTGGGATGCCGCCTTCTCGGACAGCTGGCAACCAGGTGCCGCTGGCGCCCAAGCGCGTCTTCGGCGCTTTTTTGACCAAGGCGCGCATGACTATGCCGTGGTCCGCGACCAGCCAAGTGTTGCAGGCACCTCCAAGCTCTCGGCGCATCTGCATTTCGGCGAGATAAGCCCGCGTGACCTGCTACAGGCCGCCAATGCCACGGCTGGCGATCATGAGGCTTTTGTGCGCGAGCTTGGCTGGCGCGAATTCAGCACCCATCTGCTGTTTCATTTTCCACAAACTGCCGAGTTGCCGCTCAACCCCATGTTCGACGATTTTCCCTGGCGCGATCCCATCCCGCCCGTGTTACTGCAAGCTTGGCAGCGGGGTCAGACCGGGATTCCGCTCATCGATGCCGGCATGCGCGAGCTTTGGCACAGCGGCTGGATGCACAACCGGGTGCGGATGATTGTCGCTTCCTTTTTGACCAAAAACCTGCGCATTCCCTGGCAAACAGGCGCACGCTGGTTCTGGGACACTTTAGTGGATGCTGACTTGGCCAACAACACCCAGGGATGGCAGTGGACCGCCGGAAGCGGAGCCGATGCAGCGCCCTACTTTCGCATTTTCAATCCGGTGCGCCAGGGCGAACGCTTTGACCCCGAGGGCGGGTATGTGCGCCATTGGTGCCCAGAACTGGCGCGTCTGCCAAACCGCTATCTGCATGCCCCTTGGACAGCACCAGTTGGTATTTTACAACAGTCTGGCGTGACACTTGGCCTTTCTTATCCTCACCCACTGGTCGATCTAGCGGATACTCGCCGCGAAGCCTTGGCATTTTGGCAACAGTTGCGTGATACTGACAGTCGTGCGAATGTCGGCTAA
- a CDS encoding GumC family protein, whose protein sequence is MDAQKFFAAHTASGQAPAETPVRVARWKIFLSVLLVSLVIGLVVVYARPPVYRATVSVLTVKPKAVDALSADADFEHVAIQERLLLGETLIARLREALLGHDAPALSREGLAGMLSVAQVPFTNLLELRAEGREPRQLQVVANTWAETYQAFRVEEISAASGRTTAELEAEQGTLVARIERTRAELARFAERFDIVSLEREENRTVAALKGLNDSLAKARERVVDARANLDAVDAAIARGTTVVTNEQQADLARLRRDYERARDRLDGLLGRFTLKYLERDPTLRDLPEQVRLLERELKRTIERARESVRDQAVQELDAATEAVSALQNEIDVQQREVQQFSKRFKEYESLEGELARLETLLADNRERLARIEMRNFEDYPPIQIVESASLPTSPVYPHYRRDLFIAIGLSLLGALFVTWLVDYLSGRNKPANVSYVGVRIDPGFELIGSPSSKSPQQGVDRQLPWQATKQLGSEDNL, encoded by the coding sequence ATGGACGCTCAGAAATTTTTTGCTGCCCACACAGCTTCCGGCCAAGCACCGGCGGAGACCCCCGTGCGGGTTGCACGTTGGAAAATCTTCCTGTCGGTGTTGTTGGTGAGTTTAGTCATCGGCCTAGTAGTGGTTTATGCCCGTCCTCCAGTTTATCGAGCTACGGTCTCCGTGCTCACGGTCAAGCCCAAGGCGGTGGATGCGCTCAGCGCGGATGCCGATTTCGAACATGTTGCCATTCAGGAGCGCCTCCTGCTCGGGGAGACGCTGATTGCGCGGTTGCGGGAGGCTTTGCTTGGGCATGATGCGCCGGCATTGTCTCGCGAGGGTCTCGCGGGCATGCTGTCGGTGGCGCAGGTGCCTTTTACCAATCTGCTGGAGTTACGCGCCGAGGGCCGGGAGCCGCGCCAACTGCAAGTAGTCGCCAATACCTGGGCCGAGACCTATCAGGCTTTTCGGGTCGAGGAGATCAGCGCTGCCAGCGGGCGCACCACGGCTGAACTGGAAGCCGAGCAAGGCACTTTGGTCGCACGCATTGAGCGCACGCGCGCCGAACTCGCCCGGTTTGCCGAGCGCTTCGATATTGTCAGCCTTGAGCGGGAAGAGAACCGCACGGTGGCCGCGCTCAAGGGTCTGAACGATTCTCTGGCCAAGGCACGTGAGCGTGTGGTGGACGCGCGGGCGAACCTTGATGCCGTGGATGCAGCCATTGCGCGCGGTACCACAGTGGTGACAAATGAACAGCAAGCCGACTTGGCACGTCTGAGACGGGATTATGAACGCGCGCGTGATCGGCTCGATGGACTGCTTGGGCGCTTTACCCTGAAGTATCTTGAACGCGATCCGACGCTGCGCGACTTGCCTGAACAGGTGCGGCTGTTGGAACGGGAGTTGAAGCGGACCATTGAGCGGGCCCGCGAGAGCGTCCGTGACCAGGCGGTTCAGGAACTTGATGCCGCCACTGAAGCCGTTTCGGCGCTTCAAAACGAGATCGACGTGCAGCAACGCGAGGTCCAGCAGTTTTCCAAGCGGTTCAAGGAATACGAGTCTCTCGAAGGAGAATTGGCCCGCCTCGAAACCTTGCTGGCGGACAATCGCGAGCGACTGGCACGAATCGAAATGCGCAACTTCGAGGACTACCCGCCCATTCAGATCGTAGAAAGCGCGTCGCTGCCGACTAGTCCTGTCTATCCGCATTATCGAAGGGATCTGTTCATCGCCATCGGCCTGTCCCTGCTCGGTGCGCTATTCGTTACCTGGTTGGTGGATTACCTGTCCGGACGGAACAAGCCGGCGAATGTCTCCTATGTCGGGGTGCGCATCGATCCGGGGTTTGAACTGATTGGCTCCCCTAGCAGCAAGTCACCTCAGCAGGGTGTGGATAGGCAGCTGCCGTGGCAGGCCACCAAGCAACTGGGGTCAGAAGACAATTTGTAG
- a CDS encoding response regulator has product MDKAPSKTAEKSRVLVVDDDQGLRHLLLDYLEREGFNVIGVEDGEQMFACLETESADIIILDLMLPGEDGLSLARRLRQTYSTPIIILSARGDEIDRIVGLEVGADDYLPKPFNPRELLARIRAVLRRHSPAATEEAEEDSDDSHHFGPYRLNIGLRQLERDGETLSLTSGEFDLLNVFCEHPNRLLERDRLLDLLKGYERNPFDRSIDVQVARLRAKIEPDKKHPRYIRTVWGRGYIFTPKGQA; this is encoded by the coding sequence ATGGACAAGGCGCCATCCAAGACCGCAGAAAAATCCAGGGTGCTCGTCGTCGATGACGATCAGGGCCTGCGCCATCTGTTACTCGACTACCTCGAACGCGAGGGATTCAATGTCATTGGGGTGGAAGACGGCGAGCAGATGTTCGCTTGCCTTGAGACCGAGTCCGCCGACATCATCATCCTGGACTTGATGCTTCCGGGCGAGGATGGACTCAGCCTGGCGCGACGCCTACGCCAAACCTACAGCACCCCGATCATTATCCTCTCGGCGCGTGGCGATGAAATCGACCGCATTGTTGGGCTCGAGGTCGGCGCCGACGACTATTTGCCCAAGCCCTTTAATCCACGTGAATTACTGGCTCGCATCCGTGCAGTGCTCCGCCGTCACAGCCCTGCCGCGACCGAGGAAGCCGAGGAGGACAGCGACGACAGCCATCACTTTGGCCCTTATCGACTGAATATCGGCTTACGCCAACTCGAACGCGACGGCGAGACACTCAGCCTGACGTCTGGTGAATTTGACTTGCTTAACGTGTTCTGCGAGCATCCTAACCGCTTGCTGGAGCGTGATCGTCTGCTAGACCTGCTCAAGGGTTACGAACGCAACCCCTTCGACCGCAGCATTGATGTGCAGGTCGCGCGGCTGCGCGCAAAAATCGAGCCCGACAAGAAACACCCACGCTACATCCGCACCGTATGGGGCCGCGGCTATATTTTCACGCCCAAGGGGCAAGCATGA
- a CDS encoding TauD/TfdA family dioxygenase, with translation MLDSPFDLDHDSAYEHWREHKLASAPRDLSTLIVEINDPRDLTSAEHQAVLDRCRLANMAIYASRTGDDPSKDIPVAMGRAFGLNSLDHNPGADEDAVTALTVQEDARHRDFIPYSNRPIAWHTDGYYNSTDKQIRGLLLHCVRPAQEGGENELMDPEILYILIRDRNPAHIRALMEPDCMTIPAHTAEGTTLRPDRTGPVFSVMQDGRLHMRFTQRSRNIHWRDDPGTRAAVDCLNDLLRIPSPWHFRAKLESGWGLIGNNVLHTRSGFSDGEHPRLLYRARYYERISGT, from the coding sequence ATGCTTGATTCTCCCTTCGACCTTGACCACGACAGCGCCTATGAGCACTGGCGCGAACACAAGCTCGCCAGTGCTCCGCGCGATCTCAGCACGCTCATTGTCGAGATAAACGACCCGAGAGACCTAACAAGCGCCGAGCATCAGGCGGTCTTGGATCGCTGCCGGCTGGCGAACATGGCCATTTACGCGAGCCGCACGGGCGATGATCCGAGCAAAGACATTCCAGTGGCCATGGGTCGCGCCTTTGGGCTGAACAGCCTCGACCACAACCCAGGTGCCGATGAAGACGCCGTCACGGCGCTCACAGTGCAGGAAGACGCGCGCCATAGGGACTTTATCCCCTACTCCAACCGTCCCATCGCCTGGCACACGGATGGTTACTACAACAGCACGGACAAGCAAATTCGCGGCCTGCTGCTGCACTGCGTGCGCCCGGCGCAGGAGGGTGGCGAGAACGAGTTAATGGATCCGGAAATTCTCTATATCCTGATCCGCGACCGCAATCCCGCACACATTCGCGCACTGATGGAGCCCGACTGCATGACCATTCCGGCGCACACCGCTGAGGGCACAACCCTGCGCCCGGATCGCACCGGACCGGTGTTTTCCGTCATGCAAGATGGGCGCTTGCACATGCGTTTCACGCAGCGCTCGCGCAACATTCACTGGCGCGATGACCCAGGCACCCGAGCCGCGGTTGACTGCCTGAACGACTTGCTGCGCATACCCAGCCCCTGGCACTTCCGCGCCAAGCTCGAATCCGGCTGGGGACTCATCGGCAACAATGTGCTGCATACCAGAAGCGGCTTCAGCGACGGCGAGCACCCGCGCTTGCTGTATCGCGCGCGCTATTATGAGCGTATCAGCGGCACCTGA
- a CDS encoding SLC13 family permease, with product MRALSSLISPRTLTALVFSGLALYLATLVPSIEIAWVMAVLMLTVFLFVFEVVPVDVAALTVMLLLGLTSLLAPVMGLNAGLVPVESLFDGFASNAVMSIIAVMIIGAGLDRTGIMSKVASFIMRIGGKTEARIIPLISGTVGVISSFMQNVGAAALFLPVVSRISARTGLPMSRLLMPMGFCAILGGTITMVGSSPLILLNDLILTTNATLAPDQRMETFGLFSVTPIGLALVVTGILYFVLAGRLVLPVRGTERVEARDPMLYFAETYGFSDFSVHETVIPSQSPLLGVSVDDLEQRWRVRVIAMDKGDGIRLGADGVDRGAGVMAGSRLGLISPTETFDEFVRQTQIEVKPELEFFADHLSAGKAGIAEIVIPPGSAVLGKTARDLWMRKTYGLSLLAIRRGDDTLTFRTGGVRNLPFKPGDTLVVHTTWASLHRLESDRNFVVVTTEYPHEELRPHKVPVALLFFVVTLGLVLFTDLRLSIALLTGAVGMVLSGVLSIDEAYEAVSWKTVFLLASLIPLGIAVESSGTAAWIADETLRVLGDMPIWGIQAAVAVLATFFTLVMSNVGATVLLVPLAVNIALGAGANPAVFALTVAIATSNSFLIPTHQVNALIMGPGGYRVPDYLRAGGIMTVLFLVVSLGVLNLLY from the coding sequence ATGCGCGCTCTTTCGTCGTTGATCTCTCCACGCACGCTGACGGCCCTCGTATTTTCTGGACTTGCACTCTATCTTGCGACCCTGGTGCCCAGTATTGAAATTGCCTGGGTCATGGCCGTGCTGATGTTGACCGTTTTTCTCTTCGTCTTCGAGGTCGTGCCTGTCGATGTCGCGGCCCTGACCGTGATGCTATTGCTGGGTTTGACCAGTCTGCTCGCTCCGGTCATGGGGCTCAATGCCGGGCTGGTGCCGGTCGAGTCCCTGTTCGACGGCTTTGCCTCCAATGCCGTCATGTCCATCATCGCTGTCATGATCATTGGCGCCGGGCTTGATCGCACCGGCATCATGTCCAAGGTCGCCTCCTTTATCATGCGCATCGGCGGCAAGACCGAAGCGCGCATTATCCCGCTGATTTCCGGCACTGTGGGCGTGATTTCATCCTTCATGCAGAATGTCGGCGCGGCCGCGCTTTTTTTGCCTGTGGTCAGCCGCATTTCCGCGCGCACCGGGCTACCCATGTCGCGGTTGCTCATGCCCATGGGCTTCTGCGCCATTCTCGGCGGTACCATCACCATGGTGGGATCGAGTCCGCTGATTCTGCTTAACGATCTCATTCTAACCACCAATGCAACCCTGGCGCCGGATCAGCGCATGGAGACCTTTGGTCTGTTCTCGGTCACGCCCATCGGTCTGGCGCTGGTGGTCACGGGGATTCTGTATTTTGTCCTTGCCGGTCGCCTGGTGCTTCCGGTGCGCGGGACCGAACGCGTCGAAGCGCGTGACCCTATGTTGTATTTTGCCGAGACCTACGGATTTAGTGATTTCTCGGTGCATGAAACGGTCATCCCCAGCCAGAGTCCGCTGCTTGGAGTCAGTGTCGATGATCTTGAGCAACGCTGGCGCGTCCGGGTTATCGCCATGGACAAGGGCGATGGTATCCGCCTAGGCGCCGATGGTGTTGACCGCGGCGCGGGGGTCATGGCGGGCAGCCGGCTCGGGCTGATCTCTCCGACCGAGACTTTTGACGAGTTCGTCCGCCAGACCCAAATCGAGGTAAAGCCGGAGCTTGAGTTCTTTGCCGATCACCTCTCTGCTGGTAAGGCAGGCATTGCCGAGATCGTCATTCCTCCCGGTTCCGCCGTGCTGGGCAAGACCGCGCGCGATCTGTGGATGCGCAAAACCTACGGGCTGTCGCTCCTAGCGATTCGTCGCGGAGATGACACCCTGACATTCCGCACCGGCGGGGTGCGCAATCTGCCATTCAAACCTGGCGACACCTTGGTGGTGCACACCACTTGGGCCAGTCTGCATCGTCTGGAGAGCGACCGCAATTTCGTGGTGGTGACCACCGAATACCCGCACGAGGAACTGCGACCGCACAAGGTGCCGGTGGCGCTCCTGTTTTTTGTGGTCACCCTGGGGTTGGTGCTCTTCACCGATCTGCGCCTGTCGATCGCCTTGCTGACTGGCGCGGTTGGGATGGTGCTCTCCGGAGTGCTGAGCATTGATGAGGCCTACGAGGCTGTGAGTTGGAAGACGGTGTTTCTGCTTGCCTCGCTGATTCCACTCGGCATAGCTGTGGAATCCTCGGGCACGGCGGCATGGATTGCCGATGAGACCCTGCGCGTGCTGGGTGACATGCCCATCTGGGGGATACAGGCCGCCGTCGCGGTGCTAGCAACCTTTTTTACCCTGGTCATGTCCAATGTCGGCGCGACTGTGTTGCTGGTGCCGCTGGCGGTGAATATTGCCCTCGGGGCCGGTGCCAATCCGGCAGTTTTTGCGCTGACCGTGGCGATCGCCACATCCAATTCCTTCCTGATCCCAACCCACCAGGTCAATGCACTCATCATGGGACCGGGTGGATACCGGGTTCCCGACTATCTGCGTGCCGGCGGCATTATGACGGTGCTTTTCCTGGTGGTGTCGCTTGGGGTGCTGAATCTGCTCTATTAA
- a CDS encoding ATP-binding protein, whose protein sequence is MILRRRWLPSSLFSRALLTLVLTFGSFALVTFIAIVHYALLPVVERATGDLAALMDLSARTLAKLPPELREEYRQRLRDEYQLELRPRAERPPDLEPYFFPYTERLAQSIQSQLGHPVQVESNLIDGARWFWLRMDTEQGPVWVGFPRDRINTKPLEGVALVSIMALVLILITATVLARRVTTPLTRLSRAAEEVARGRSPEPLPETGPLELANLARRFNETSQQVRELLADRTVLLAGISHDLRTPLTRLRLAVEMLPGQVGDSERARMTRDIEEMDQLIRQAVELGQSLGAGEKEALDVAAMVTEVVGQRQRIRYQPGPPCPASINSMALRRILGNLIENALRYSDQSVEVDLKGCAESVEIQVLDRGPGIPQDSLDAVFRPFYRLEQSRNRGTGGTGLGLAVARQLAMANDIEIHLRTRPGGGTIASILLNPAADTDQQPMPAPTLASILAPGAGKT, encoded by the coding sequence ATGATCCTGAGGCGCCGTTGGCTGCCAAGCTCGCTATTCAGCCGCGCATTGCTAACATTGGTCCTGACCTTTGGCAGCTTCGCGCTGGTGACCTTTATTGCCATTGTGCACTACGCCCTACTTCCCGTGGTTGAGCGCGCCACTGGCGATCTGGCGGCGCTGATGGATCTCTCGGCCCGTACCCTTGCCAAACTACCACCTGAGCTACGCGAGGAATACCGCCAGCGGCTGCGTGACGAATACCAACTCGAGCTGCGCCCGCGCGCCGAGCGCCCACCCGATCTTGAGCCCTATTTTTTTCCCTACACCGAGCGCCTAGCCCAATCCATCCAGTCCCAGCTCGGACATCCAGTGCAAGTTGAAAGCAACCTGATTGACGGGGCACGCTGGTTCTGGCTGCGCATGGATACCGAGCAGGGTCCGGTCTGGGTCGGCTTTCCGCGTGATCGAATCAATACCAAACCGCTTGAGGGCGTGGCACTGGTCTCAATCATGGCGCTAGTGCTCATTTTGATCACAGCCACGGTCTTGGCCAGGCGTGTGACCACCCCTTTAACGCGCCTGTCGCGCGCGGCCGAGGAAGTCGCCCGCGGCCGCTCGCCCGAACCACTGCCGGAAACCGGCCCGCTGGAGCTGGCCAATCTGGCGCGCCGCTTTAATGAAACCAGCCAGCAGGTCCGCGAACTGCTGGCTGATCGCACCGTGCTGCTGGCTGGCATTTCGCACGATCTGCGCACCCCGCTGACACGCCTGCGTCTGGCAGTCGAAATGCTGCCCGGACAGGTCGGCGACAGTGAACGCGCTCGCATGACGCGAGACATTGAGGAAATGGACCAACTCATTCGCCAAGCGGTTGAGCTGGGACAGAGTCTGGGTGCGGGCGAGAAGGAGGCTCTTGATGTGGCGGCCATGGTGACAGAGGTTGTCGGCCAACGCCAACGCATTCGCTACCAGCCTGGCCCGCCCTGCCCCGCCAGCATCAACTCCATGGCGCTCAGGCGAATCCTCGGTAATTTGATCGAAAATGCGCTGCGCTACAGCGATCAGTCCGTAGAGGTCGATCTGAAAGGTTGCGCCGAGAGTGTCGAGATTCAGGTTCTCGACCGCGGCCCTGGCATCCCCCAGGACTCCCTGGATGCGGTCTTTCGGCCTTTCTATCGGCTGGAACAGTCCCGCAACCGAGGCACCGGGGGCACAGGTCTTGGTCTGGCCGTTGCCCGCCAGCTTGCGATGGCCAATGATATCGAGATCCATCTGCGCACCCGACCCGGTGGCGGCACCATTGCCAGCATCCTGCTCAACCCAGCCGCGGACACTGACCAACAGCCGATGCCGGCGCCCACCCTGGCTTCCATCCTGGCTCCTGGCGCTGGTAAGACTTGA
- a CDS encoding Druantia anti-phage system protein DruA, which translates to MDQGIPSRLCGRPFNETDLARIRHEIALAQPPLRAEIARRVCRALEWTDLQGHPKLMSARVGLLRLHRAGLIELPPPSGGNGNGRRYRARPETWPEPVPVSCPVQALSGLHLVSVSDRRASHCWNSLIECYHYLGYSPLPGAQLRYLIQFDGGLLGAIGFGAAAWKVAARDRWIGWTPVQRQAQLGRVLNNARFLILPWVQVKHLASKVLALAARQVTIDFPARYGERVVLLETFVETPRFAGTCYRAANWHYLGETTGRGKTDRTHQAAL; encoded by the coding sequence ATGGACCAAGGCATTCCAAGCCGCTTATGTGGGCGCCCCTTCAACGAAACCGACTTAGCGCGCATTCGCCACGAAATTGCGCTGGCGCAGCCGCCGCTGCGCGCGGAGATCGCCCGGCGGGTGTGTCGCGCGTTGGAGTGGACCGATCTCCAAGGCCACCCCAAGCTCATGAGCGCCCGCGTGGGGCTGCTGCGTCTGCATCGCGCCGGGCTCATCGAACTGCCACCGCCGAGCGGCGGCAATGGCAATGGGCGCCGATACCGCGCGCGCCCCGAGACTTGGCCCGAGCCGGTCCCGGTGTCCTGCCCGGTGCAGGCACTCAGCGGCTTGCACTTGGTGAGCGTCAGTGACCGACGTGCCTCGCACTGTTGGAATAGCCTCATCGAATGCTACCACTACCTCGGCTACAGCCCACTGCCCGGTGCGCAGCTGCGCTACCTGATCCAGTTCGATGGCGGCCTGCTCGGCGCCATCGGCTTTGGCGCGGCGGCCTGGAAAGTCGCCGCCCGCGACCGCTGGATTGGCTGGACGCCCGTCCAGCGCCAAGCGCAGCTGGGACGGGTGCTCAACAACGCCCGCTTTCTGATTCTGCCCTGGGTGCAGGTCAAGCATCTCGCCTCCAAAGTGCTGGCCCTGGCCGCGCGGCAAGTCACCATCGACTTTCCCGCCCGCTATGGCGAGCGCGTGGTGCTGCTGGAGACCTTCGTCGAAACCCCGCGCTTTGCCGGGACCTGCTACCGTGCCGCCAACTGGCACTATCTGGGCGAGACCACCGGACGAGGCAAAACCGACCGCACCCATCAAGCCGCGCTGTAG